One window of the Streptomyces sp. TS71-3 genome contains the following:
- the gcvP gene encoding aminomethyl-transferring glycine dehydrogenase — translation MSPNRTPLARLEEGIPFARRHIGPDAESLAKMLAQVGYGSLDELTAAAVPDVIKDTEALPLPEARTEAEVLDELRALAERNDVLDSMIGLGYHGTFTPPVILRNVLENPAWYTAYTPYQPEISQGRLEALLNFQTVVSELTGLPTAGASLLDEGTAAAEAMALSRRVGKVKNGVFLVDADTLPQTIAVVRTRAEPTGVEIVVADLAGGIPAEIAERGVVGVLVQYPGASGAVRDLRPLVDQAHEIGAVVTVAADLLALTMLRSPGELGADIAVGTTQRFGVPMGFGGPHAGYMSVRDAYARNLPGRLVGVSVDADGNQAYRLALQTREQHIRREKATSNICTAQVLLAVMAGMYAVYHGPDGLRTIARRTHRYAALLAEGLRRGGVEVVHDAFFDTVTARVPGRAAAVVRAAREDGVNLRLTDSDHVGIACDETTTRAHLGTVWTAFGVVADVTALDAEPTAADGTDGDALPGALLRTDTYLTHPVFHQHHSETAMLRYLRRLADRDYALDRGMIPLGSCTMKLNATTEMQPITWPGFGALHPFAPADQAQGYLSLIQELESQLAGITGYDKVSLQPNAGSQGELAGLLAVRGYHRARGDEQRTVCLIPSSAHGTNAASAVLAGMRVVVVKTSDDGEIDIADLRAKIEQHREQLAVLMITYPSTHGVFEEHVAEICAAVHDAGGQVYVDGANLNAVMGLARPGRFGGDVSHLNLHKTFCIPHGGGGPGVGPVAVREHLAPYLPNHPLQPAAGPENGIGPIAAAPWGSAGILPISWAFVRLMGAEGLKRATQVAVLSANYIARRLEPHFPVLYTGPGGLVAHECIIDLRPLTKATGVSVDDVAKRLIDYGFHAPTMSFPVAGTLMIEPTESEDLAELDRFCDAMIAIRAEIEQLASGAWPADDNPLRNAPHTAESIGGEWEHPYTRQEAVFPTGVGAADKYWPPVRRVDQAYGDRNLVCSCPPPDAYED, via the coding sequence ATGTCCCCCAACCGCACCCCGCTCGCCCGGCTCGAAGAGGGCATCCCCTTCGCCCGGCGCCATATCGGACCCGATGCCGAATCCCTGGCCAAGATGCTGGCGCAGGTCGGCTACGGCTCGCTGGACGAGCTGACCGCCGCCGCGGTGCCCGACGTGATCAAGGACACCGAGGCCCTGCCGCTGCCCGAGGCGCGCACCGAGGCCGAGGTACTGGATGAGCTGCGGGCCCTCGCCGAGCGCAATGACGTGCTCGACTCCATGATCGGTCTGGGCTACCACGGCACCTTCACACCTCCGGTGATCCTGCGGAACGTCCTGGAGAACCCGGCCTGGTACACCGCGTACACGCCGTACCAGCCGGAGATCTCGCAGGGCCGCCTGGAGGCGCTGCTCAACTTCCAGACCGTGGTCTCCGAGCTGACCGGGCTGCCCACGGCCGGCGCCTCGCTGCTCGACGAGGGCACCGCCGCGGCCGAGGCCATGGCGCTGTCCCGGCGGGTCGGCAAGGTCAAGAACGGTGTCTTCCTGGTCGACGCCGACACCCTCCCGCAGACGATCGCCGTGGTGCGCACCCGCGCCGAACCCACCGGTGTCGAGATCGTCGTCGCCGATCTCGCCGGCGGCATCCCCGCGGAGATCGCGGAGCGCGGCGTGGTGGGCGTGCTGGTGCAGTACCCCGGAGCCTCGGGCGCCGTGCGCGACCTGCGCCCCCTCGTCGACCAGGCTCACGAGATCGGCGCCGTCGTGACCGTCGCCGCCGACCTGCTCGCCCTCACCATGCTGCGCTCGCCAGGCGAGCTGGGCGCGGACATCGCCGTCGGTACCACCCAGCGCTTCGGCGTCCCCATGGGCTTCGGCGGCCCGCACGCCGGCTACATGTCCGTACGCGACGCATACGCCCGCAACCTCCCCGGCCGGCTGGTCGGCGTGTCCGTGGACGCCGACGGCAACCAGGCCTACCGCCTCGCGCTGCAGACCCGCGAACAGCACATCCGCCGCGAGAAGGCCACCAGCAACATCTGCACCGCGCAGGTCCTGCTCGCCGTGATGGCCGGGATGTACGCCGTCTACCACGGCCCCGACGGCCTGCGGACCATCGCCCGGCGCACCCACCGGTACGCCGCCCTGCTCGCCGAGGGCCTGCGCCGCGGTGGCGTCGAGGTGGTCCACGACGCCTTCTTCGACACCGTCACCGCAAGGGTTCCGGGCCGGGCCGCCGCCGTGGTGCGCGCCGCCAGGGAAGACGGTGTGAACCTGCGCCTCACCGACTCCGACCACGTCGGCATCGCCTGCGACGAGACCACCACGCGCGCCCACCTCGGCACCGTGTGGACCGCCTTCGGCGTAGTGGCCGACGTCACCGCGCTGGACGCGGAACCCACCGCCGCGGACGGCACGGACGGCGACGCCCTGCCCGGGGCGCTGCTGCGCACCGACACGTACCTCACCCACCCGGTCTTCCACCAGCACCACTCCGAGACCGCCATGCTGCGGTACCTGCGCAGGCTCGCCGACCGCGACTACGCCCTCGACCGGGGCATGATCCCGCTGGGCTCCTGCACCATGAAGCTCAACGCCACCACGGAGATGCAGCCCATCACCTGGCCGGGCTTCGGAGCCCTGCACCCCTTCGCCCCCGCCGACCAGGCGCAGGGGTACCTGAGTCTGATCCAGGAGCTGGAGAGCCAGCTCGCCGGGATCACCGGCTACGACAAGGTGTCCCTCCAGCCCAACGCCGGATCGCAGGGCGAGCTGGCCGGGCTGCTCGCGGTGCGCGGGTACCACCGCGCCCGCGGCGACGAGCAGCGCACCGTGTGCCTCATCCCGTCCTCGGCGCACGGCACCAACGCCGCGAGCGCCGTGCTCGCCGGAATGCGCGTGGTGGTGGTGAAGACTTCCGACGACGGCGAGATCGACATCGCCGACCTGCGCGCGAAGATCGAGCAGCACCGCGAGCAGCTGGCCGTGCTGATGATCACGTACCCGTCCACGCACGGCGTGTTCGAAGAGCACGTCGCCGAGATCTGCGCGGCCGTGCACGACGCCGGCGGGCAGGTCTACGTCGACGGCGCGAACCTCAACGCCGTGATGGGCCTCGCCAGGCCGGGCCGCTTCGGCGGCGACGTCTCGCACCTCAACCTGCACAAGACCTTCTGCATCCCGCACGGCGGCGGCGGGCCGGGCGTCGGCCCCGTCGCGGTGCGCGAGCACCTCGCCCCGTACCTGCCCAACCACCCGTTGCAGCCGGCCGCGGGGCCCGAGAACGGTATCGGTCCGATCGCCGCCGCGCCCTGGGGCTCCGCGGGCATCCTCCCGATCTCGTGGGCGTTCGTCCGCCTGATGGGCGCCGAGGGGCTCAAGCGGGCCACGCAGGTCGCCGTGCTCAGCGCCAACTACATCGCCCGCCGTCTCGAGCCCCACTTCCCGGTGCTCTACACGGGTCCGGGCGGCCTGGTCGCCCACGAGTGCATCATCGACCTGCGGCCCCTGACCAAGGCCACCGGCGTGTCGGTGGACGACGTCGCCAAGCGGCTGATCGACTACGGCTTCCACGCGCCCACGATGTCGTTCCCGGTGGCCGGGACCCTGATGATCGAGCCGACCGAGAGCGAGGACCTGGCGGAGCTGGACCGCTTCTGCGACGCGATGATCGCCATCCGCGCGGAGATCGAGCAGCTGGCCTCCGGCGCCTGGCCCGCTGACGACAACCCGCTGCGGAACGCCCCGCACACCGCGGAGTCGATCGGCGGCGAGTGGGAGCACCCGTACACGCGCCAGGAGGCCGTCTTCCCGACGGGCGTCGGCGCGGCCGACAAGTACTGGCCGCCGGTGCGCCGTGTCGACCAGGCCTACGGCGACCGCAACCTGGTCTGCTCCTGCCCGCCGCCGGACGCCTACGAGGACTGA
- a CDS encoding DUF5999 family protein produces MCPHRPPCPPADSAAREAAHPLAHHPEQGWSLLCNGVLLFEDTGELLPDGRIIAPHRPLGTAQVVPAA; encoded by the coding sequence ATGTGCCCGCACCGGCCACCGTGCCCGCCGGCGGACTCCGCCGCCCGGGAGGCCGCCCACCCCTTGGCGCACCACCCGGAGCAGGGCTGGAGCCTGCTCTGCAACGGCGTGCTGCTCTTCGAGGACACCGGCGAACTCCTCCCGGACGGGCGGATCATCGCCCCGCACCGGCCGCTCGGCACGGCACAGGTGGTACCGGCCGCGTAG
- a CDS encoding glutamate--cysteine ligase: protein MGEKVVAGAFDLSDPQEYREKLRQCLAVLARLLEEQRFDRPRNLMGLEIELNLAGPDGMPRMMNAQVLERIASRDFQTELAMFNLEVNIAPRRLGDRVLDRLAEELRTGLGYAHRKAKEVDAGIVMIGILPTLARQDLVSANLSDVDRYALLNDQIVAARGEDFTLDIEGVERLQCTSASIAPEAACTSVQLHLQVTPGRFASAWNAAQAVAAAQIVVGANSPFLFGHELWRESRPPLFQQSIDTRPPELRAQGVRPRTWFGERWIDSAQDLFEENLRYFSALLPICDPEDPQRVLDEGGAPKLAELVLHNGTVYRWNRPVYGVADGVPHLRVENRVLPAGPTVIDVVANAAFYYGLVRALADESRPIWSRLPFDAAAANFDAACRFGIDAELEWPRRGRYGGLARVPGVTLIRDELLPLAAAGLDAWGVEPADRDLYLGVIEERCRRRQNGASWQAATFHRALDSGLERKAALAATTHRYSELMELGEPVHTWPVAAPDALP from the coding sequence ATGGGGGAGAAGGTCGTGGCAGGCGCGTTCGACCTGTCCGATCCGCAGGAGTACCGCGAGAAGCTCAGGCAGTGCCTGGCGGTGCTGGCGCGACTGCTGGAGGAGCAGCGCTTCGATCGACCCAGGAACCTCATGGGGCTGGAGATCGAGCTGAATCTCGCGGGGCCCGACGGCATGCCGAGGATGATGAATGCGCAAGTGCTCGAACGCATCGCGAGTCGGGATTTCCAGACCGAGCTGGCCATGTTCAACCTGGAAGTGAACATCGCCCCGCGCCGTTTGGGCGACCGGGTTCTCGACCGGCTCGCCGAAGAACTGCGCACCGGCCTCGGCTACGCCCACCGAAAGGCGAAGGAAGTCGACGCCGGCATCGTGATGATCGGCATTCTGCCCACCCTGGCCCGCCAGGACCTGGTGTCCGCGAACCTTTCGGACGTCGACCGCTACGCCCTGCTCAACGACCAGATCGTGGCCGCACGCGGCGAGGACTTCACCCTCGACATAGAGGGCGTGGAGAGACTTCAGTGCACCTCGGCCTCCATCGCGCCCGAGGCCGCGTGCACGTCTGTGCAATTGCATCTTCAGGTGACGCCGGGCCGGTTCGCCTCGGCGTGGAACGCCGCGCAGGCCGTGGCCGCCGCGCAGATCGTGGTCGGTGCCAACTCGCCGTTCCTCTTCGGACACGAACTCTGGCGCGAGTCCCGCCCGCCGCTGTTCCAGCAGTCCATCGACACCCGGCCGCCCGAGCTGCGGGCCCAGGGCGTGCGGCCCCGGACCTGGTTCGGTGAGCGCTGGATCGATTCTGCGCAGGACCTCTTCGAGGAGAACCTCCGCTACTTCTCGGCGCTGCTGCCCATCTGCGACCCGGAGGACCCGCAGCGCGTCCTGGACGAGGGCGGGGCGCCGAAGCTCGCCGAACTGGTCCTGCACAACGGCACCGTGTACCGCTGGAACCGCCCGGTCTACGGTGTCGCCGACGGCGTGCCGCACCTGCGGGTGGAGAACCGCGTGCTGCCGGCCGGCCCCACGGTCATCGACGTCGTCGCCAATGCCGCCTTCTACTACGGCCTGGTGCGGGCCCTGGCGGACGAGTCACGGCCGATCTGGTCCCGGCTGCCCTTCGACGCCGCGGCCGCGAACTTCGACGCCGCCTGCCGGTTCGGGATCGACGCCGAGCTGGAATGGCCGCGGCGCGGCCGGTACGGCGGCCTGGCCCGGGTGCCGGGCGTGACCCTCATCCGCGACGAACTGCTGCCGCTCGCCGCCGCCGGACTGGATGCCTGGGGCGTGGAGCCGGCCGATCGGGACCTGTACCTGGGGGTGATCGAGGAGCGGTGCCGGCGGCGCCAGAACGGCGCCTCCTGGCAGGCCGCCACCTTCCACCGGGCCCTGGACAGCGGCCTGGAGCGGAAGGCGGCCCTCGCGGCCACCACGCACCGCTACTCCGAGCTGATGGAGCTGGGCGAGCCGGTGCACACCTGGCCGGTGGCGGCCCCCGACGCGCTGCCCTAA
- a CDS encoding CPBP family intramembrane glutamic endopeptidase: protein MRREPDHSSGGRVRAKAEAESGAAAGAVPGEGPTRRILGRETLLVFGLSLGASGVSALISFVGSVTKPGGLRDQAATMNASAAPGRPWLDLAWQLFGIATALVPVALVAHLLLREGSGLRALGFDRGRPRFDAARGVLIAAAIGSTGIAFYLAARGLGFNLTVVPEALPGVWWKFPVLVLSAVQNAVLEEVIVVGYLLRRLDQLGWKPGRTLLASSVLRGSYHLYQGVGGFLGNMAMGAVFVFLYRRWGRVGPLVVAHSLLDIGAFVGYALLAGKVGWLPTA, encoded by the coding sequence ATGCGCAGGGAGCCGGATCACTCCTCAGGAGGCAGGGTGCGGGCGAAAGCGGAGGCCGAGTCGGGCGCGGCGGCCGGGGCGGTCCCCGGTGAGGGGCCGACGCGCCGCATCCTCGGCAGGGAGACCCTGCTGGTGTTCGGGCTCTCGCTCGGCGCCAGCGGCGTCTCCGCGCTGATCAGCTTCGTGGGCTCGGTCACCAAGCCGGGCGGTCTCAGAGACCAGGCGGCCACGATGAACGCCTCCGCCGCGCCGGGCCGCCCCTGGCTGGACCTCGCCTGGCAGCTCTTCGGCATCGCCACCGCTCTCGTCCCGGTCGCCCTGGTCGCGCACCTCCTGCTGCGGGAGGGCTCGGGACTGCGGGCCCTCGGCTTCGACCGCGGCCGGCCGCGCTTCGACGCGGCGCGCGGGGTGCTGATCGCCGCGGCGATCGGCAGCACCGGTATCGCGTTCTACCTGGCGGCCAGGGGCCTCGGCTTCAACCTGACGGTGGTGCCGGAGGCGCTGCCGGGCGTCTGGTGGAAGTTTCCCGTCCTCGTGCTGTCCGCGGTGCAGAACGCGGTGCTGGAGGAGGTGATCGTGGTCGGCTATCTGCTGCGCCGCCTCGACCAGTTGGGCTGGAAGCCGGGGCGCACCCTGCTGGCCAGTTCCGTGCTGCGCGGCTCGTACCACCTCTACCAGGGCGTCGGCGGCTTCCTCGGGAACATGGCCATGGGCGCCGTCTTCGTGTTCCTCTACCGCCGCTGGGGCCGGGTGGGACCGCTGGTGGTGGCCCACTCCCTCCTCGACATCGGGGCGTTCGTCGGTTACGCGCTGCTCGCGGGCAAGGTGGGCTGGCTTCCGACGGCCTGA
- a CDS encoding NUDIX hydrolase — protein MATGSLADVLRGHRPRSDVEAADLARARELLSAADPWDRGSYPHFTASALIVHPATRRALLRWHERQGAWLQVGGHADPGESRPLDIALREGAEEAGLADLVPWPDPSLVHLVIVAVPASAREPAHEHVDLRFLFATGTPEAVRPEKPTAPLRWLSLPQARDLTTEANFRETLDRAERLLDEAAGPEPAPPGPSADLAPPDQAPGIA, from the coding sequence GTGGCGACAGGCTCACTGGCCGACGTGCTGAGGGGGCACCGGCCCCGGAGCGACGTGGAGGCCGCGGACCTCGCGCGGGCCCGGGAACTGCTCTCGGCAGCGGATCCGTGGGACCGCGGGAGCTACCCGCACTTCACGGCCTCCGCGCTGATCGTGCACCCCGCGACGCGGCGCGCCCTGCTGCGCTGGCACGAGCGCCAGGGTGCCTGGTTGCAGGTCGGCGGGCACGCGGACCCGGGCGAGTCCCGTCCGCTCGACATCGCCCTGCGCGAGGGCGCGGAGGAGGCGGGCCTCGCGGACCTCGTGCCCTGGCCGGACCCCTCGCTGGTGCACCTGGTGATCGTCGCGGTGCCGGCCTCGGCCAGGGAGCCGGCGCACGAGCACGTCGACCTGCGCTTCCTGTTCGCGACCGGAACCCCGGAGGCGGTCCGCCCGGAGAAGCCGACCGCTCCCCTGCGGTGGCTCTCCCTTCCGCAGGCGCGGGACCTCACGACGGAGGCCAACTTCCGCGAGACGCTGGACCGTGCCGAGCGGCTTCTCGACGAGGCCGCCGGACCCGAGCCCGCGCCACCGGGCCCGTCGGCTGACCTGGCACCGCCCGACCAGGCACCAGGCATCGCCTGA
- a CDS encoding PhzF family phenazine biosynthesis protein — protein MRIRIVDAFTDRPFGGNPAGVLLLDGFPDDAWLQRVAAEVNLSETAFAHPLPAGGEADWALRWFTPVTEVDMCGHATLATAHVLYSTGTAEGRIRFAARCGTLVTERRADGAITMDFPSAPLTEVAVPPGLDTALGARLLGAHDTGPHIGDLLVELADEATVRGLAPDHRALVRHSERGIIATAPAADPTCPYDYVSRCFFPRVGIDEDPVTGSAHTALAPFWSGRLGRPSLTGLQASARTGLVHTELRAERTLLTGGAVTVIDGDLLA, from the coding sequence ATGCGGATTCGAATCGTCGACGCCTTCACCGACCGTCCCTTCGGGGGCAACCCCGCCGGCGTGCTCCTTCTGGACGGGTTCCCCGACGACGCCTGGCTCCAGCGGGTGGCCGCGGAGGTGAACCTCTCGGAGACCGCGTTCGCGCATCCGCTGCCCGCCGGCGGCGAGGCGGACTGGGCGCTGCGCTGGTTCACGCCCGTCACCGAGGTGGACATGTGCGGGCATGCCACGCTGGCCACCGCGCACGTGCTGTACTCGACGGGCACCGCCGAGGGCAGGATCCGATTCGCCGCGCGCTGTGGCACCCTCGTCACGGAGCGCCGCGCGGACGGAGCCATCACCATGGACTTCCCGTCCGCGCCCCTGACCGAGGTGGCCGTGCCCCCGGGGCTGGACACCGCGCTGGGCGCGAGGCTCCTCGGGGCCCACGACACCGGCCCCCACATCGGCGACCTGCTGGTCGAGCTGGCCGACGAGGCGACCGTGCGCGGCCTCGCACCCGACCACCGCGCCCTCGTGCGGCACTCCGAGCGCGGGATCATCGCCACGGCTCCGGCGGCGGACCCCACCTGCCCGTACGACTACGTGTCGCGCTGCTTCTTCCCCCGGGTCGGCATCGACGAGGACCCGGTCACCGGAAGCGCCCACACCGCACTCGCCCCGTTCTGGTCCGGGCGTCTCGGCCGCCCCTCCCTCACCGGCCTGCAGGCCTCGGCGCGCACCGGCCTGGTGCACACCGAGCTGCGTGCCGAGCGCACCCTCCTCACCGGCGGGGCGGTCACCGTCATCGACGGCGACCTGCTCGCCTGA
- a CDS encoding PadR family transcriptional regulator, translating to MRAYGYEHEHKQGHGGCGPHHHGRGGFERRRAAFGPFGPGGFGPGGFGPGGPWGGRGRGRPQGRARRGDVRASILALLKDRPMHGYEMIQEIAERSAGAWKPSPGSVYPTLQLLEDEGLIASASEGGKKLYSLTEAGREAADQGPEAPWEEAGRGVDWELVNEVRQAGFGLMEAFGQVWKTGDKDQRDKALTVINEARKRLYRILADED from the coding sequence ATGCGTGCATACGGATATGAGCACGAGCACAAGCAGGGACACGGCGGCTGCGGGCCGCACCATCACGGTCGGGGCGGCTTCGAGCGGCGGCGCGCCGCATTCGGGCCCTTCGGCCCCGGCGGCTTCGGGCCGGGCGGTTTCGGGCCCGGCGGCCCCTGGGGCGGCCGCGGTCGCGGCCGGCCGCAGGGCAGGGCCAGGCGCGGCGACGTACGCGCCTCGATCCTCGCCCTGCTGAAGGACCGCCCGATGCACGGGTACGAGATGATCCAGGAGATCGCCGAGCGCAGCGCCGGAGCGTGGAAGCCCAGCCCCGGATCCGTCTACCCGACCCTCCAGCTCCTTGAGGACGAGGGCCTGATCGCCAGCGCCAGCGAGGGCGGCAAGAAGCTGTACTCGCTCACCGAGGCGGGCCGCGAGGCCGCCGACCAGGGCCCCGAGGCGCCCTGGGAGGAGGCAGGCCGCGGAGTCGACTGGGAGCTGGTGAACGAGGTCAGGCAAGCTGGATTCGGCTTGATGGAAGCCTTCGGGCAGGTCTGGAAGACCGGCGACAAGGACCAGCGCGACAAGGCCCTGACCGTGATCAACGAGGCCCGCAAGCGGCTCTACCGGATCCTGGCCGACGAGGACTGA